The Solea solea chromosome 19, fSolSol10.1, whole genome shotgun sequence genome has a window encoding:
- the LOC131446667 gene encoding uncharacterized protein LOC131446667: MRAEEIFGSPVPLALTTDYHSCAASMTLHTQLVYGLGFILVLALCLAQVQGLQCYGCNIIQGQRYVDVGCSNPEVITCTHSHKGFKHRFCIRTESTALGIVLTSGCATSRHCQQQELPGVRIHCCDSDLCNSTPSWHPSPLHYICAVFSLLMLRMWL, encoded by the exons ATGAGAGCAGAGGAAATCTTTGGCTCTCCCGTTCCTCTCGCACTGACCACTGACTATCACTCCTGTGCTGCATCCATGACTTTACATACCCAGCTGGTGTACGGGCTTGGATTTATCTTGGTTTTGGCACTTTGCTTGGCACAAG TCCAGGGGCTGCAGTGCTATGGCTGCAACATCATCCAGGGTCAGAGGTACGTGGACGTGGGCTGCTCTAACCCAGAGGTCATCACCTGCACCCACTCACACAAGGGCTTCAAACACCGCTTCTGCATTAGAACAGAGAGCA CGGCCCTGGGTATTGTCCTGACCAGTGGCTGTGCCACATCTAGACACTGCCAGCAACAAGAGCTGCCAGGGGTGCGCATCCACTGCTGTGACTCCGACCTATGTAACAGCACCCCCTCCTGGCATCCAAGCCCACTCCACTATATATGTGCTGTGTTTAGCCTCCTGATGCTGAGGATGTGGTTGTGA
- the rab14l gene encoding RAB14, member RAS oncogene family, like — protein sequence MATAPYNYSYIFKYIIIGDMGVGKSCLLHQFTEKKFMADCPHTIGVEFGTRIIEVSGQKIKLQIWDTAGQERFRAVTRSYYRGAAGALMVYDITRRSTYNHLSSWLTDARNLTNPNTVIILIGNKADLEAQRDVTYEEAKQFAEENGLLFLEASAKTGENVEDAFLEAAKKIYQNIQDGSLDLNAAESGVQHKPSAPQGGRLTSEPQPQREGCGC from the exons ATGGCCACTGCACCGTACAACTACTcttacattttcaaatacatCATTATTG ggGACATGGGGGTTGGGAAGTCATGTTTGCTTCACCAGTTCACAGAAAAGAAAT tCATGGCCGACTGCCCCCACACGATTGGTGTGGAGTTTGGCACAAGAATCATCGAGGTGAGTGGTCAGAAGATCAAGCTGCAGATTTGGGACACGGCGGGACAAGAGCGCTTCAGGGCCGTCACCCGCTCCTACTACCGCGGAGCTGCCGGAGCGCTCATGGTCTACGACATCACCAG GAGAAGCACCTACAACCACCTCAGCAGCTGGCTGACTGATGCTAGAAACCTCACCAACCCCAATACT GTGATCATTCTCATAGGAAACAAAGCGGATTTGGAGGCTCAAAGAGACGTCACGTACGAGGAGGCAAAGCAGTTTGCCGAGGAGAACG GTCTGTTGTTTCTTGAAGCCAGCGCAAAGAC AGGTGAAAACGTGGAGGACGCCTTCCTGGAAGCTGCTAAGAAGATCTACCAGAACATCCAAGATGGCAGCCTGGACCTGAACGCCGCCGAGTCGGGGGTCCAGCACAAGCCGTCGGCCCCGCAGGGCGGGCGGCTAACCAGCGAACCACAGCCCCAGAGGGAAGGCTGCGGCTGCTAA